Proteins encoded in a region of the Salmo trutta chromosome 34, fSalTru1.1, whole genome shotgun sequence genome:
- the s100s gene encoding S100 calcium binding protein S isoform X1, which produces MPSALPSSMSKEPSSNLENAMQMLIKTFHKYSGKEGDKYTLSRGELRELLTEELGSYLGNARDGEGVEKVMNDLDANSDGEVDFTEFIILMGALTVACNDFFMEYKPEKLVHTPFEKKEATEEKKE; this is translated from the exons ATGCCCTCTGCCCTTCCCTCCAGTATGTCCAAGGAACCCTCTTCCAACCTGGAGAATGCCATGCAGATGCTGATCAAAACCTTCCACAAGTACTCAGGGAAGGAGGGTGACAAGTACACTCTGAGCCGGGGAGAGCTGAGAGAGCTGTTAACAGAGGAGCTGGGGAGTTACCTAGGG AACGCCAGGGATGGAGAAGGGGTTGAGAAGGTGATGAACGACCTGGACGCCAACAGTGACGGCGAGGTGGACTTCACAGAGTTCATCATCCTGATGGGAGCCCTGACAGTGGCTTGCAATGACTTCTTCATGGAATACAAGCCCGAGAAACTTGTCCACACACCCTTTGAGAAAAAGGAGGCaacagaggagaagaaagagtga
- the s100s gene encoding S100 calcium binding protein S isoform X2, protein MPDTIMSKEPSSNLENAMQMLIKTFHKYSGKEGDKYTLSRGELRELLTEELGSYLGNARDGEGVEKVMNDLDANSDGEVDFTEFIILMGALTVACNDFFMEYKPEKLVHTPFEKKEATEEKKE, encoded by the exons ATGCCGGACACAAT TATGTCCAAGGAACCCTCTTCCAACCTGGAGAATGCCATGCAGATGCTGATCAAAACCTTCCACAAGTACTCAGGGAAGGAGGGTGACAAGTACACTCTGAGCCGGGGAGAGCTGAGAGAGCTGTTAACAGAGGAGCTGGGGAGTTACCTAGGG AACGCCAGGGATGGAGAAGGGGTTGAGAAGGTGATGAACGACCTGGACGCCAACAGTGACGGCGAGGTGGACTTCACAGAGTTCATCATCCTGATGGGAGCCCTGACAGTGGCTTGCAATGACTTCTTCATGGAATACAAGCCCGAGAAACTTGTCCACACACCCTTTGAGAAAAAGGAGGCaacagaggagaagaaagagtga
- the s100s gene encoding S100 calcium binding protein S isoform X3 — MSKEPSSNLENAMQMLIKTFHKYSGKEGDKYTLSRGELRELLTEELGSYLGNARDGEGVEKVMNDLDANSDGEVDFTEFIILMGALTVACNDFFMEYKPEKLVHTPFEKKEATEEKKE, encoded by the exons ATGTCCAAGGAACCCTCTTCCAACCTGGAGAATGCCATGCAGATGCTGATCAAAACCTTCCACAAGTACTCAGGGAAGGAGGGTGACAAGTACACTCTGAGCCGGGGAGAGCTGAGAGAGCTGTTAACAGAGGAGCTGGGGAGTTACCTAGGG AACGCCAGGGATGGAGAAGGGGTTGAGAAGGTGATGAACGACCTGGACGCCAACAGTGACGGCGAGGTGGACTTCACAGAGTTCATCATCCTGATGGGAGCCCTGACAGTGGCTTGCAATGACTTCTTCATGGAATACAAGCCCGAGAAACTTGTCCACACACCCTTTGAGAAAAAGGAGGCaacagaggagaagaaagagtga